AAAGTGGCTCTGTCAGGAAAGCCGGGTGAAATCACATGTGCTCCAGATCTTTATAATGCGCCAAGATCttgcagccagcctggactacagggaggccctgtctcaaacacaataGCAAAGATCTCCTCACTGGGTTTTGGTTGATGAAATGATTACCTCTCCAAATTGCTCCAATCCTTTTGGAAACAGTTTTGAGTTGGGTGTTGTCTCTAGCAACTAAATAAGCTGTGCTTTGTAGTATAAATGTGAGAagtcctccatagactcatgtgctCAGTTCCTGGTACCTGCCAGGGGCAGGCCCTGAGGTTCTCAACTGGGCTCAGTTTCCAGTCCTCTAAATGCTTCCTGACTACGTGTGCAACGTGACTTGCTGCCATTccacccccaccatgatgggctgcaGCCCCATTAACTATAAGCCAGATGAACCTTTCCACCCTGAAGTTGCTACTTGTTGGGTATTTGAtcacaataagaaaagtaactaatgcccCACATTACACAGGATGGGCTGTGAAATCAACAGAgaacttgctttgttttgtatgtcTTCCCAAGGTCCACATGTCAAAGCCTTAGTCACCAGACCATGGTGTTAATGGGATAGAAGGAATGGGGAGGAATTCTTTAGAGAATGGGGCCTAAGGGGaagaagttaggtcattgggggCTGCCCTTAGGGACCCCAGgctcttctttctgctccctagccaccatgaggtgagcaggCCCCCATAAGGAACTCCAGCCATGTACTATGCCATCTCAGGCCCAAATCAACAGGACTAAGAGGCTCTGTGCTGAAACCTCTAAAAGCACAAGCCgtgttttttcctttataaagacAATTAGCTCTGGTATTTTGTCATGATAGCTGACAGAAATCTGATTAATGCATGTCTGACATATGAGAATGGGTAGGAAAGAGAACATAACAAGaaccaaataaatatttaatagaataccatagtaaatgaagaggaaatcacacaggctttttttttctttgtagtcttCAGTATCTGGTTTGTTTGTTAAGAAATTGCTTGATACTGCaagctcttttaaaaatcaatataaacatATCAAGTGCAAATATGTCAAAGATCAAGGCACTCAACAACTAAGCCTTGAGACTTTTTCTAAAGGACTCCTGGCTGCAAGGTTAAGATTGCTTTTCAAGTTTAAAAAGGCCACGATTCCCAGATGTTGCTGCTCTTTCTGAGAAAAAAGTGATAAAAGGTAGAAGAGCTGGCTCTCTTTGGGTTCTTTCTTTTTACCTCTTATTTCAAACAACTGGGGGGAATCCCTCttcttcatcccccccccccaataaaatgaAACTAAACTTCACAAACAAATCTACCTTACTCCCAGTTGGGGCCTGGGACTCAACAACCCACAGTCCCTAGTGGTCAAGCTTCCCGGTTCAAGAAGGCTAGGACTCCGCGAAGGTCAAGACTGCATcctggggagcagggaggggtggggaggcagcTGGCCACTGCAGAACGTTAGACACAGTGAGTGGCGAAGCAGAGCAAGCCTCCCGCCCTCTCTCTGAGCTATGACGCAAGCGGTGACCGGAAGAGCTTTTCCCGGCATGCTTAGAATGCAACCTCTGCTTCCGTTCGGCCCGTCATTCCTGGTAGAGGCCCTCGAAGTCGGTGGACTTCATAGCCAGCTGACAGTCAGTGTTGGCACTTTGCTGGGTCAGTGGCCTGTGGGGTGAAAACACAAAATGATTCGCTTAGGAGCAACATCGAGAATGGCCCAGCCACATGGGCAGCACTCTCGGCTCTGATCACAGCAGCTAAGAAAGCTGAACCTCCCTCCAAGCTGATTGACATCTAAGTTGTAGCTAACGATGTGTCTTTGGGGAGAATGAGGAGCAGCTCTAAGGAGAGACTTCACTTGGTAGGAAGGGTCTCTTGTGCTCATGAGCTCTCTCACTGTGCCCCAGCACGGTGAGAGAGCAATGGTCTCCCATTGCTCTGGAACTCTCTgaataggctgggctggctggccagcaagccacaccaacccagctatctctgtctcaccagtgctgagattacaagtgaaTACCATGCCTGGCAtgttcatgtgggttctggggttccaaACTCGGATCCTCACTCTCGGGACTTCCACCAGAGCTGTCTCCGGAGCACCTCATTAGGCTACCTTCTGCAGTATGATCTCTAAGCACGCAGCCTAATTAAAGCAGAGTTCAAGGATGGGGAGGGATTTTAGCTCCACAGCATTGGAGGAATAAGCCAAATAGGGCACCATGTGTCCTTTAAAACTGATAGTGATCAAAGCAACTTATGAGAATCTGGCTATGACTCCAGGGATTATCACTTAAGCAATCGTGTGAGAACAACCCCTGAGCGATTTAAGATCACAGATGCATCAACAGAAGATAAGAACAGGATAAACTTtttgaggggaaggggaaggctgggggtcaGACCCAGGACCTTGACCAAGCTAGACAAGTGACAAGACAGCCTTTTGTGCTCAGGGTCCTAATGGTTTTTTTAGAGAGTGGGCTGGCAAATCACTCATGGCCATAGATTTGAAGCCATCTGTTTTTGTAAAGTCTGAATAAAGTTTCACTGGAACACAGCCAGACCAGCTTATTTGCTTATTACCTGCTCTCATGGTACAGCAGCAGAGCTGAGAGGCTGGCCACGGGTTAAATGCCCTAGAGTATTTACTGTCGTCCCTTTCCAGAGATTGTTGATTATCTATGCTTCATAGCCACTTTATGTTTGGCTGAGAGTTTTACCAGATTCAGCTGTCCTGGATTTAAGTCCCTTCCCGGCTAGTCTCAGCTTGTGCACTTGGCTTTCACTTCCCAATCACAGAATGAGGCTCACCCCAAGAGTTAAATGAGATGAGGCTGGAATGTGCTCAACAGACTCTGGCACTAAGCAATACAAGAAGCAAGTACCTTAGCCACAGTCATCAAATCAGCGAAAACTCAAGTACAAGAGAGACTCAGTATATGGGAACTTAGAGTCTAAAATCTATACGCAGCACAAAAATCAAGTATCAAAACAGTGGCCTTTGAAAACCCCTTGAGTAGCAGGAGGTAGCACATTATGAAAGATTGTCTCCCAAGCACTCCAGCACCGCTGGGTCTCCCTCCAGCATCTAAAAAGGTCACTGTTCCTCCAGACCCAGGAGCCACACTATGGGGGCAAAAACTCCACATAGTAAACATGAGCCACATTCACCATGCGGAGAAGCTCATACTGTGACAAGCAGAGGAGACCGAGGTAGACTGTGGGGATAGCTACTTCCCGGCTCCTGTACCACCCTGGGAGGTAGGCATGGCAACCTGACGAACAAGCCTCCTGTTGTTCACCTGCCTCCCAAACCACCTAAACTCTGCCCCCATTTGGCCTTTGTACATTAAAcagatatctttttaaaagagtaagTAACTGCCTCACAGGCTACTACAGCCATGAGATGAGCTCTATGGGTGATGGACGAGGGGAGtgatgtttgtatgtatgtgtgtgacactCTACTGTGAACATGGAGCTGACATCTAATGtctacaggcagctgtgaagaaCACCCATCTCTTATAATTTGGCTGCTAGACACCAAGAGGGAGCAGAGAGTTAATCTGTGTGAATGCCCTCAAATGCCCAAGATTGAGTTGTTCCATTGGCGTGTATTTACCTGGGAGAAAACCAGTAGCTCATGAGGCAGGACACGACCACATAGGACACCATGGTTATCCCTGAAATGGCAAGCGATACGAAGCCCAAGCCACAGAGGATGCAGAGCAGTGAGAGGCCGCACACAGAGATGATCAGTCCTAGGAGGAGAGCATGGTTAGGAGGTGCCTTCATCTGAAATGGACTGAAAATGAGAAGACCCTGGGCTTTTAAAAGGGTATTTCAAATATTGGCAGCTAACCTGGATTTTTTGAAATCAGGAGGTTTCCCATAAAAATTCACATTTCTGACATCATTTATAATGGCAGGAAGTTCAACACCTAGGTCGGCCTCAGCTTCTGGTATCAACCGGCTGGGCCTCTGGTTGCCTCCATCCCCTACTGTTCACAAACCGTATTACACTTGGGGTCTCTTTGCTTATCTTGTTGCCTGTCTAATTTAAGGCTCAGAAGGAGTAAGTCACATCCCAAATCACAATGGTGGTCATGGATGGCTGATAGAACATAAGAGCCTGTGTTTTAATTACTCTGACAAGCTGCCTTGGACCAGAAAGACTTATCTTTGATAAGAATGGCAGATGTTCAATAAAAGCTGTCCACCCTATTGAGTTACTTCCCAATAACCTTGAACAGAGTACCTTCCAATATTATGGCCCCCATAAGGGCACCCAGGGAGGTGAGCACCACGATGATCAGGAAGAAGCCGACAGGGATGGCTGACATGCTAACAAACATCAGCACGGTGAGAGCCAGGAAAGGATGCTTGTCCAGGTACCGACCCACTGGGGACTTCATGAAGGCAACCACCTGCAGGCAAAGGACAAAAAGCCAGGGTTAAGCACTGTGTTCAAATCTCAGACTGAGCTGATCTGCCCCAGCTGTGGGAAGTACAGCCAGAGGCGGAGGCCTCTGGCAAGTCAGAGGCTCACAGACATCAGTACAAAACATCTCCCAAGACATGAGGCACCTGGCAGCAACATAAGGAagctgtggggaggggggcaagtGTGAGGTTCCCACCCAGTGTCAAGTCCTGTGAAAGGAGGAAAGGTCAGGTTACCGCTCTCTTGCCTAACACACACCCTCTCTGAATAACACCCTCTTATGTGTGCAATGTGCCTACTGCTCTGCAGACAAGGTTGTCATGACTAAGGTCACCAAGGAACAGAAGAGTTAAGTCCTAGCTACTCAGCATCACTCACAGGCTTATTGGAGATGAGGAGCATTAGGCTCCACCTGACACCTACTGCATCCAATTCTGCTTTTCAACAAGAACCCAGGTGCTTTGTGTACACATTAAAGTTTGAGATGCGATGGGCTAAATGGCTTCTTTGGAGTCACCCAGTTTCCAAGGGACAAAGCCTAGATATTCAAACTTTGGATCTTTGACTCCAAATGCCAAATGCATACAATGACTTGCAACCTCATCAATGCTTCCATGGTACCAAGCCGGATGCTATAGTTGGCCACAGACTGATGACGGCAACCATATAATGCTTTAATAAACAGGTTGCCCTCCTTCACCAGGCTAAGGGATGGGGGAACCACACTCTATGGAGAAGGCTGCTCTCGTGCAGAGTTGGTCTTAGTCAGCCTCACAAGGATGAGCATCCCCCTCAGTTTTCAGGTCTCAGGGTTTCACCCTCCTCATTACCGGcattggagcccattccctgaAAGATCCCATCATTCAGACACCTTCCCGTAGAAAAGTAactaccaacccagctaccaacTCTGCAGTCTGCAGCAATGACTTGACCAcatgtgcagcagcagcagcagcaggaatgCGGTGGGTGCAACCACTCTacgattagatttaaggcccacgCCACAAAATGGAACCCATGCATGCTTCACACTGCTCCCGTGGCCAAGAATCTAGACTAGATGGGCCTAGGGGAagccaaatactattgttctgctagagaaacagtgataaaatgactcctaactaCATTCTGCTCTgcttatagatcagtgcctcactcagccGTCAGCAGACACTTCTTCCTGCAGTAGACAGGACGAATGCAGAGACACCCAGCCGGAAAActgtacagagaatgagagatttGGGAatattcagtcctaaatgggatgtcttcatcaaacccctcccctcagggttcacagtgggaaagaggaagcagaaagatctaaGAGTCAAGGGGAATGgaagactccaaggaaacagcatcttccagacacaacaggactactgcacatctgaactcacagagactgtggcagcatgcacagggcctgcacgatTTCAAGGTGGAcatcttcccagcactgagagggtcAAATGCGCATGGGCTTCCATCCCTAACTAAGACGCTatccacttgcaaaggaaaaaatgagtTTCTTTAAATGGAGTCTCACTGTCTTATGAgtaggctccatgcccagcagtagatggccaacatgaaatgaactcaatggtatttttgtagactttttgtgtCATAGTGctctgtttgggcatttttttatttttttatttatttatttatttttttttgtcttactggccttttgcttgtatattatggtttccaattttgtgtttttatggattttgtatgtgtatgtttcttgtgttgttttctttttgtttattatgctttgtttttttgtttgcctgttttaggattggttgtttttgtttgtttgtctgtttcttgtttttatttgtttgtttgttttgtttgtgcagccctggaactcgctctgtagaccaggctggcctcaaactcagagatccgcctgcctctgcctcccaaatgctgggattaaaggtgtgcgccaccactgtccagtgtgcctgtttgttttgaagatagagaaagaaaggacat
The sequence above is drawn from the Peromyscus leucopus breed LL Stock chromosome 1, UCI_PerLeu_2.1, whole genome shotgun sequence genome and encodes:
- the Tmem159 gene encoding lipid droplet assembly factor 1, with the translated sequence MAKEEPPSVSRDLQELQRKLCLLLESFQNNSKVVAFMKSPVGRYLDKHPFLALTVLMFVSMSAIPVGFFLIIVVLTSLGALMGAIILEGLIISVCGLSLLCILCGLGFVSLAISGITMVSYVVVSCLMSYWFSPRPLTQQSANTDCQLAMKSTDFEGLYQE